Proteins encoded within one genomic window of Natronocella acetinitrilica:
- a CDS encoding alpha/beta hydrolase, translating into MWRRTGLALVVLLMIALALASCGQHGVQEDNGETRQAARLEADAVVTSDGQRLPLSTSAPAEEPPRAVVLALHGFNDYRRAFETMAQEMAESGVQVYAYDQRGFGGTADRGVWVGSDTLIEDARATLVLLREAHPDTPIYLLGKSMGGAVAIGALTRQPAPDIDGAILVAPAVWARRTMPWYQRAALWVGARVAPGREVRGSGLSIRPSDNREMLRNLGRDPMVIKGTRIDAVEGLADLMDEALAGVSRLNGETLILYGEHDQVVPRRPTCRMLASLPEQPADWRFALYEDGYHMLTRDLNGRVVRDDITAWVLDRAQALPSGMEATNSERRQDFCEQRPVPAAVEPG; encoded by the coding sequence ATGTGGCGTCGAACCGGGCTTGCGCTGGTCGTTCTGCTCATGATCGCTCTCGCCCTGGCGAGCTGCGGCCAGCACGGTGTGCAGGAGGACAACGGCGAAACACGCCAGGCAGCGCGGCTGGAGGCTGATGCGGTAGTGACCAGCGATGGCCAGCGGCTGCCCCTGTCCACCTCGGCACCGGCGGAGGAGCCACCACGCGCCGTGGTGCTCGCATTGCACGGCTTCAACGATTACCGCCGCGCTTTCGAGACCATGGCGCAGGAGATGGCCGAGTCCGGGGTGCAGGTCTACGCCTATGATCAACGCGGCTTCGGCGGCACGGCGGATCGCGGCGTGTGGGTCGGCTCGGATACCCTGATCGAAGATGCCCGGGCCACGCTTGTGCTGCTTCGCGAAGCCCATCCCGATACCCCGATCTACCTGCTCGGCAAGAGCATGGGCGGTGCCGTCGCCATCGGCGCCCTCACCCGGCAACCCGCGCCGGACATTGACGGCGCTATCCTGGTGGCGCCGGCAGTATGGGCCAGAAGAACCATGCCCTGGTACCAGCGTGCCGCCCTCTGGGTGGGCGCCCGCGTTGCCCCGGGCCGCGAGGTCCGCGGCAGCGGACTCAGCATCAGGCCCAGCGACAATCGCGAGATGCTGCGTAACCTGGGCCGCGACCCCATGGTGATCAAGGGCACCCGCATCGACGCCGTGGAGGGCCTTGCCGACCTCATGGATGAAGCCCTGGCGGGGGTCTCACGACTCAACGGCGAGACCCTGATCCTGTATGGCGAACACGATCAGGTCGTGCCCCGCCGCCCCACCTGCCGCATGCTGGCCAGCCTGCCAGAGCAACCGGCGGATTGGCGCTTTGCCCTGTACGAGGACGGCTACCACATGCTCACCCGCGATCTGAACGGCCGCGTGGTGCGGGATGACATCACCGCATGGGTGCTGGATCGGGCTCAGGCACTACCCTCGGGCATGGAGGCCACCAACAGCGAGCGCCGACAGGACTTCTGCGAACAACGCCCGGTACCTGCAGCCGTGGAGCCCGGATGA